Proteins encoded by one window of Desulfuromonas sp.:
- a CDS encoding type III pantothenate kinase, which produces MLLVIDVGNSNTVLGLYRGEELLRSWRITTDTSRTVDENAMLIHELFRLSEFHFTDIADVIISCVVPPMLTALEGLCRQYFKLKPYIVGPGIKTGMPIQYDNPREVGADRIVNAVAAYEKWRGSLIVVDFGTATTFDYISARGEYQGGAIAPGLGISSEALFERASKLPRVEFARPPQVIAKNTVNSIQAGLFFGYVGLVDGIVARMKMEARDEPRVVGTGGLAEQIARASESIDAVDPCLTLEGLRIIYTRNTPSNQSESAPRRSQ; this is translated from the coding sequence ATGCTACTTGTTATCGATGTGGGCAACTCCAATACGGTTCTGGGCCTTTACCGCGGCGAAGAGCTGCTTCGAAGCTGGCGCATCACCACCGATACCTCCCGGACGGTGGATGAGAACGCCATGCTCATCCACGAGCTGTTTCGCCTCTCCGAATTTCATTTCACCGATATCGCCGACGTGATCATCTCCTGCGTCGTTCCTCCCATGCTCACCGCCCTGGAAGGGCTCTGCCGGCAGTATTTCAAGCTCAAGCCCTACATCGTCGGGCCCGGGATCAAGACCGGCATGCCCATCCAGTACGATAACCCCCGCGAAGTCGGGGCCGACCGCATCGTCAACGCCGTGGCGGCCTACGAGAAGTGGCGCGGCAGCCTCATCGTCGTCGATTTCGGAACCGCGACGACCTTCGATTACATTTCGGCGCGCGGTGAATACCAGGGAGGGGCCATCGCCCCGGGGCTGGGCATCTCCTCGGAGGCCCTTTTCGAAAGGGCCAGCAAGCTTCCCCGGGTCGAGTTTGCCCGGCCTCCCCAGGTCATCGCCAAGAACACCGTCAACAGCATACAGGCCGGGCTTTTCTTCGGCTACGTCGGCCTCGTCGACGGCATCGTGGCCCGCATGAAGATGGAGGCCCGGGATGAGCCGAGAGTCGTGGGGACCGGCGGGCTGGCCGAGCAGATCGCCAGGGCTTCGGAGTCCATCGACGCAGTTGACCCCTGCCTCACCCTGGAGGGGCTGCGCATTATCTACACCCGCAACACGCCATCGAATCAGAGCGAATCGGCACCAAGGAGGAGCCAGTAG
- a CDS encoding biotin--[acetyl-CoA-carboxylase] ligase, with protein MTAGGAREEILKLFRQKGGGFVSGEEISRGLGVSRSAVWKQIGLLREMGYTIEAVTSRGYRLTGIPDALTPVEIQAGLDTGVIGREVIYFEETDSTNARACALGEEGALEGTVVVAERQTGGKGRMGRRWASPPGVNLYTSVLLRPPIPPVLAPQLTFLSAVAVALAAEEVAGLAAAVKWPNDILLGGKKVAGLLNEMSAETEAVHYVVLGIGVNINMGAEQFPDDLRYPATSLALEGGRQISRLEFTRALYRRLDELYATFLREGFGPLRQKWQDLCDVVGRRVEVDTQGRIQRGIVLGLESDGALLLEAESGEREKILAGDVRLLDG; from the coding sequence ATGACGGCAGGCGGTGCGCGGGAAGAGATTCTTAAACTGTTTCGGCAGAAGGGCGGAGGGTTCGTCTCCGGGGAGGAGATCAGCCGGGGCCTCGGGGTCTCCCGCTCCGCCGTCTGGAAGCAGATCGGCCTGCTGCGGGAGATGGGTTATACTATCGAGGCCGTGACCTCCAGGGGATACCGCCTGACGGGGATTCCCGACGCGCTGACCCCCGTCGAGATCCAGGCCGGTCTCGACACCGGCGTGATCGGCCGGGAAGTGATCTACTTCGAGGAGACGGATTCGACCAACGCCCGGGCCTGCGCACTGGGCGAGGAGGGAGCCCTCGAGGGGACCGTGGTTGTCGCCGAGCGCCAGACCGGCGGCAAGGGGCGGATGGGGCGCCGCTGGGCCTCCCCCCCCGGAGTCAACCTGTACACCTCGGTGCTGCTGCGTCCGCCCATCCCTCCCGTTCTGGCTCCCCAGCTGACCTTTCTCTCCGCGGTGGCCGTGGCTCTGGCCGCCGAAGAGGTCGCCGGGCTGGCGGCGGCTGTCAAGTGGCCCAACGACATCCTCCTCGGGGGAAAGAAGGTGGCCGGCCTGCTCAACGAGATGAGCGCCGAAACCGAGGCGGTCCACTACGTCGTTCTCGGCATCGGCGTCAATATCAACATGGGCGCCGAGCAGTTCCCGGACGACCTCCGCTACCCGGCCACCTCCCTGGCCCTGGAGGGGGGACGTCAAATCTCCCGGCTGGAATTCACCAGGGCCCTGTACCGCCGCCTCGACGAGCTCTACGCCACGTTCCTCCGGGAGGGCTTCGGGCCCCTTCGCCAGAAGTGGCAGGACCTCTGCGACGTGGTGGGCCGAAGGGTCGAGGTCGACACCCAGGGCCGCATCCAGAGGGGTATCGTCCTGGGGCTCGAATCCGACGGGGCCCTCCTGCTGGAAGCGGAGAGCGGCGAACGGGAAAAGATCCTTGCCGGCGATGTGCGGCTCCTGGATGGCTGA
- the nadC gene encoding carboxylating nicotinate-nucleotide diphosphorylase, protein MLEIDRIIRNALQEDIGLGDVTTLATVSPGKVVRAEFVAKEDFVLSGIDVARRVFQLLDEEVAFEKIIEDGQSVRRGEVLAWLKGEASFLLQGERVALNLLQRMSGVATLTSRFVKAVEGTGATIVDTRKTTPGLRILEKYSVRSGGGRNHRTSLYDGVLIKENHIAAAGGIATAVGRARDYAPHTLKIEVETRDLAEVGEALEAGADIILLDNMDLETLCSAVELIDGRALAEASGGVNLETVREIAETGVDLISVGAMTHSYLAADISMLFR, encoded by the coding sequence ATGCTGGAAATCGATCGCATTATCCGCAATGCTCTGCAGGAGGACATCGGTCTCGGCGACGTGACCACCCTCGCCACGGTGAGCCCGGGCAAGGTGGTCCGGGCCGAGTTCGTGGCCAAGGAAGATTTCGTCCTCTCGGGCATCGACGTCGCTCGCCGGGTCTTTCAACTGCTCGACGAGGAGGTGGCCTTCGAGAAGATCATCGAGGACGGCCAGAGCGTCCGGCGCGGTGAGGTGCTGGCCTGGCTGAAGGGCGAGGCTTCTTTCCTTCTTCAGGGCGAGCGGGTGGCTCTCAACCTGCTGCAGCGCATGAGCGGGGTGGCCACCCTGACCTCCCGCTTCGTCAAGGCGGTCGAGGGGACCGGGGCGACCATCGTCGATACCCGCAAGACCACCCCGGGCCTGCGGATCCTGGAAAAATACTCGGTACGCTCGGGGGGGGGGCGCAATCACCGCACCTCCCTTTATGACGGCGTTCTGATCAAGGAGAACCACATCGCCGCCGCCGGGGGCATCGCCACCGCCGTCGGACGCGCCCGCGACTACGCCCCCCATACCCTGAAAATCGAAGTGGAGACCCGCGATCTCGCGGAGGTGGGCGAAGCCCTGGAGGCGGGGGCCGACATCATCCTGCTGGACAATATGGATCTTGAGACCCTGTGCAGCGCGGTGGAGTTGATCGACGGCCGAGCCCTCGCCGAAGCCTCCGGGGGGGTCAACCTGGAGACAGTTCGGGAGATCGCCGAGACCGGGGTGGATCTCATCTCGGTGGGGGCGATGACCCACTCGTACCTGGCCGCCGATATCTCAATGCTGTTTCGCTAG
- a CDS encoding OmpA family protein has product MRSTWILALIALITLTSPGCVKKSTYLQKVDEAALLGNRFEDLQSRHSQLQQQRDELAARNDDLDRRLAESLAKGTALEQDLERARNDIGRLEKVLSDRSAEAGAAMAEMRRTTDRLEEENRGLHQQVEKERLAREARLAQMKSTYDELVDKMESEIERGEITISELQGKLTVNLVERILFDSGKADIKPEGLNVLRRVGDILGGVKDKAIRVEGHTDDVPISPRLQTTFPTNWELSTARAANVVHFLQDRVNIPGERLSAAGFSEYRPVADNGSPEGRAQNRRIQIVLVPSDAETIQPLQ; this is encoded by the coding sequence ATGCGTTCAACGTGGATACTCGCCCTTATTGCTCTCATCACCCTGACTTCGCCGGGTTGCGTCAAGAAATCGACCTATCTGCAAAAAGTCGATGAAGCCGCCCTCCTGGGCAACCGCTTCGAAGACCTGCAGTCCCGCCACAGCCAGCTTCAGCAGCAGAGGGACGAACTCGCCGCCCGCAACGACGACCTGGACCGGCGCCTGGCCGAATCCCTCGCCAAGGGAACCGCCCTCGAGCAGGACCTCGAGAGGGCCCGAAACGACATCGGGCGCCTGGAGAAGGTCCTCTCCGACCGCAGCGCCGAGGCCGGGGCGGCCATGGCCGAGATGCGCCGCACCACCGACCGCCTGGAAGAGGAGAACCGGGGTCTTCACCAGCAGGTCGAAAAAGAGCGACTCGCCCGGGAGGCCCGCCTCGCCCAGATGAAGAGCACCTACGACGAGTTGGTGGACAAGATGGAGTCCGAGATCGAGCGGGGAGAAATCACGATCTCCGAACTGCAGGGCAAGCTCACCGTCAACCTGGTGGAACGCATCCTGTTCGATTCGGGCAAGGCGGACATCAAGCCCGAAGGCCTGAACGTGCTGCGCAGGGTGGGGGACATTCTGGGCGGGGTCAAGGACAAGGCAATCCGGGTCGAGGGGCACACCGACGACGTCCCCATCAGCCCCCGCCTGCAGACGACCTTTCCGACCAACTGGGAACTCTCCACGGCCCGGGCCGCCAACGTCGTCCACTTTCTCCAGGATCGAGTCAACATCCCCGGCGAGCGCCTCTCTGCAGCCGGTTTCAGTGAATACCGCCCCGTCGCCGACAACGGGTCCCCCGAGGGGCGGGCGCAGAACCGCCGCATCCAGATCGTCCTGGTCCCTTCGGATGCCGAAACGATCCAGCCGCTGCAGTAG